In Vibrio diazotrophicus, the following proteins share a genomic window:
- a CDS encoding WYL domain-containing protein, with protein sequence MSNKTSIEGLSALLHTLMLIPQHRWITVRELQQQLALLDIHRTTRSIKRYLDDIIVDVFNVECDSMSMPHVYRKTSEQLLKLNKQEMLYSQLTDKYLLPLVPDALNHGQGSSSERDKPLSHKGSAHSKEQAWLAKVHVALPTIREWSDEQRQVLNAVHTALLHNRMLKISSQVLQQEKALIEPLGLSVQCDALLLLFRLSGQHTIRTLALPLIDEASVSTFSFTYPTDFNLERFMREHDGISTP encoded by the coding sequence ATGAGCAATAAAACCAGCATTGAAGGGTTATCCGCTTTGCTGCACACGCTGATGCTTATTCCTCAACATCGATGGATCACCGTTAGGGAGTTGCAGCAGCAGTTAGCCCTACTCGATATCCACCGCACCACGCGCAGCATTAAACGCTACCTCGATGACATCATTGTGGACGTGTTTAACGTGGAGTGTGATTCGATGAGCATGCCCCATGTTTACCGGAAAACCTCAGAGCAATTACTGAAGCTCAACAAGCAGGAAATGCTCTATTCTCAACTGACCGACAAGTACTTACTGCCGCTGGTTCCTGATGCACTGAATCATGGGCAAGGGTCCTCCTCGGAGAGAGACAAACCCTTGTCACACAAGGGTTCAGCACATTCAAAAGAGCAAGCATGGTTAGCCAAAGTACATGTAGCTTTGCCCACTATTCGTGAGTGGAGCGACGAGCAACGGCAAGTGTTGAATGCGGTACACACGGCATTACTGCACAACCGTATGCTCAAGATATCTAGCCAAGTATTGCAGCAAGAGAAGGCGCTCATTGAGCCACTGGGACTCTCGGTTCAGTGTGACGCGCTCTTGCTGCTCTTTCGATTATCCGGTCAACACACGATACGCACCCTAGCCTTGCCCTTGATTGATGAGGCCAGTGTATCGACGTTTTCTTTTACCTATCCGACTGATTTCAATCTTGAGCGGTTCATGCGTGAACACGATGGAATCAGTACACCCTGA
- the radC gene encoding RadC family protein: MNPKTSDYQKQQRYQENEILEHAAEILATRYVRGDALTNPDATKEYVRCKLGSHEREVFALLLLDNQNRLIEFKELFQGTVDAASVYPREVVKAVLEINAAAVIFAHNHPSGDSTQSQADRRITERLKDALALVDVRVLDHIVTGDTCTSFAERGWL; encoded by the coding sequence ATGAATCCCAAAACTTCCGATTACCAAAAGCAGCAACGCTATCAGGAAAATGAAATCCTAGAGCATGCCGCTGAGATACTGGCGACACGCTACGTGCGTGGTGACGCCCTCACCAACCCTGATGCCACCAAAGAGTATGTGCGCTGTAAGCTAGGCAGCCATGAGCGTGAAGTGTTTGCCTTATTGCTACTGGATAACCAAAACCGACTGATTGAGTTTAAAGAGCTGTTTCAAGGAACGGTGGATGCGGCCAGTGTCTACCCACGAGAAGTGGTGAAAGCGGTATTAGAAATAAATGCAGCAGCGGTGATATTTGCGCACAACCATCCATCCGGTGACTCAACACAGTCTCAAGCCGATAGGCGCATAACCGAAAGACTCAAGGACGCTTTAGCGCTGGTGGATGTCCGCGTTCTCGACCATATCGTGACAGGCGATACCTGCACCTCATTTGCTGAAAGGGGGTGGTTATGA
- a CDS encoding methyl-accepting chemotaxis protein: MEKGFFGFKGILLGAMACLLTTALIVSAWIGYSDTREIVVENVERYFTDYTRQQAMAAESYFGQKTRSISKVAKHYKAQPFPENYIEQTKLLANAMDIDSVVISLDNGDAYWNQTANTWPNHKYNGDVTKREWYQLAQRKSQVSVTEPYVASDGVIWISFVEKTYDGTISSDLTLDFLNQIVNRVSDIPGAVAVMMDSETTILASSSPVIKNGEKARDLNGFRDTALNAVRMHSGVQSYELDGQEKLFFSHRFQVADKTWYLGVGVDEAIAFQELGELETNLTLSVAISILSALIVLSLLFHRLYQPVLALRDVIEDLAKGNGDLTNRIPVTSSDDLGRIAVGINGFIAQLQSMFLEVKTLSKELESRIGTLATQSQQSALRLTEHASETEQIAAAIEEMNATAEAVAQSAATTAQLTQKAEELGRDASQSIDQSKTNMSSLRREVDVAVERVEEMNGKSQGIHSILTVISDIAEQTNLLALNAAIEAARAGEQGRGFAVVADEVRNLAGRTKCSTEEIEQALNELLNSSRTMVDSMESTKVCCQEADSSTNALERNVSHVAELVTHINDASMQIATSAEEQSSVTQEIGRNITQINDIVNALKSSGVEIEEETLRLVEVNQQLSALMAKFKVEQ; the protein is encoded by the coding sequence ATGGAAAAAGGATTTTTCGGGTTTAAAGGGATATTGCTGGGCGCCATGGCTTGTTTGCTAACAACGGCCCTTATTGTAAGCGCTTGGATTGGCTATAGTGATACTCGCGAAATCGTCGTGGAAAATGTGGAGCGTTATTTTACTGACTATACACGACAACAAGCGATGGCCGCAGAGAGCTATTTTGGACAGAAGACACGCAGTATCAGTAAAGTGGCGAAACATTATAAGGCTCAGCCTTTTCCTGAAAACTATATTGAACAGACTAAGTTACTTGCTAATGCCATGGATATAGACAGTGTCGTGATATCACTTGACAATGGTGATGCGTACTGGAATCAAACAGCCAACACATGGCCAAACCACAAATATAATGGCGATGTTACGAAACGTGAGTGGTACCAACTGGCTCAAAGGAAATCACAGGTCTCTGTAACAGAACCGTATGTTGCTTCTGATGGTGTAATTTGGATTAGTTTTGTTGAAAAGACATACGACGGCACGATTTCTTCTGACTTGACTCTGGATTTTCTAAACCAGATTGTCAATCGAGTGAGTGATATACCCGGCGCGGTTGCTGTTATGATGGATAGTGAGACGACGATACTTGCTTCATCTTCACCCGTCATTAAAAATGGCGAAAAGGCAAGGGACCTTAATGGATTCAGGGATACTGCGCTGAATGCTGTAAGAATGCATTCCGGTGTTCAGTCTTACGAACTGGATGGCCAAGAAAAGCTGTTCTTTTCTCACAGATTCCAAGTAGCGGATAAAACATGGTACCTAGGTGTAGGGGTTGATGAAGCAATCGCATTCCAAGAGTTAGGAGAGTTGGAAACTAACCTTACTCTCAGTGTCGCGATTAGCATCCTGTCTGCACTCATTGTTTTGTCATTGCTCTTCCATCGCTTATACCAACCGGTCCTAGCTCTTAGGGATGTCATAGAGGACCTCGCCAAGGGGAATGGCGATTTAACCAATCGGATCCCAGTAACCTCAAGCGATGACCTTGGACGGATAGCAGTTGGTATCAATGGGTTTATCGCACAGTTGCAGTCAATGTTCCTAGAGGTTAAAACTTTGTCCAAGGAGCTTGAAAGCCGCATTGGCACGCTTGCAACTCAATCCCAACAGAGCGCTCTGCGCCTCACAGAACATGCTTCCGAAACCGAGCAAATTGCCGCTGCAATTGAAGAGATGAACGCCACTGCGGAAGCGGTTGCTCAGAGTGCTGCGACAACCGCACAACTGACACAGAAAGCAGAAGAGTTGGGGCGTGACGCTTCTCAGAGTATTGACCAGTCAAAAACAAACATGAGTTCATTGCGTCGAGAGGTTGATGTGGCCGTCGAGCGTGTAGAAGAGATGAATGGTAAATCACAAGGTATCCACTCTATTTTAACGGTCATCAGTGATATTGCTGAGCAGACTAATCTGCTAGCCTTGAATGCGGCCATCGAAGCCGCTAGGGCGGGTGAGCAAGGACGGGGATTTGCAGTTGTGGCGGATGAAGTTAGAAATCTCGCGGGACGAACAAAATGCAGTACAGAGGAAATTGAGCAAGCGTTAAATGAGCTGTTAAACAGCAGTCGTACGATGGTTGATTCAATGGAAAGTACCAAAGTGTGTTGCCAAGAGGCTGACTCTAGCACTAATGCCTTGGAAAGGAATGTTTCCCATGTTGCAGAGTTGGTAACACACATTAATGACGCGAGCATGCAAATAGCAACATCGGCTGAAGAGCAGAGCAGCGTTACACAGGAAATTGGTCGTAACATCACCCAAATTAACGATATCGTGAATGCACTTAAATCTTCGGGTGTAGAAATTGAAGAGGAAACACTCAGACTAGTAGAAGTGAATCAGCAATTGAGCGCGTTGATGGCGAAGTTTAAAGTTGAGCAGTAG
- a CDS encoding EAL domain-containing protein has protein sequence MLTFGDLISFEVLAWWEHPELGAISPAEFNLIAERLGYIHALGLLVLEYACQYLVMFDSTLNARPLVNVNVSAHQLLKASFVDDVCEVVARLGQAYIYRRLGN, from the coding sequence GTGCTGACGTTTGGAGACCTAATAAGTTTTGAGGTGTTGGCTTGGTGGGAGCACCCTGAGTTGGGGGCGATTTCACCTGCAGAATTCAATCTCATTGCCGAACGGTTAGGGTATATACATGCATTGGGCTTGCTAGTTCTAGAGTATGCTTGCCAGTACTTGGTTATGTTTGATTCCACACTCAATGCGAGACCTTTAGTCAATGTGAATGTGTCGGCGCATCAATTGCTGAAGGCGAGCTTTGTTGATGATGTGTGTGAGGTTGTCGCTCGTTTGGGGCAAGCATATATATATCGAAGACTTGGTAACTAA
- a CDS encoding ISL3 family transposase, whose amino-acid sequence MTYSISGLSRIDGQVIRSVKLDTHSQSIDVFCRRDRRFSVKTPNSLQRSTVNTYLTRIIHDLPISGLQCRVHIELAQTRNTDGVRLIEESEFVEKGVRYSKRFCHQISGLCRHMPISVIAKHFGLRWETVKNIDKALLNRTLPPSDPALLTGLTHIGVDEVARAKGHDYMTVVYDMNTGRLIWVEHGRTSDTLSRFLTQLSRATAEQIKAVAMDMGDSYIKAVTEHLPNADIVFDRFHVMQLYSKIIRKERSFEFKKAENHKDKKLIKGSLFLLLKNAGKLSSSQSDKLDELLESNKHLCFIYMMKEQLQQIWNSTNYLEMEHKLEQWCHLAMQSGILSLQSFVGTLQRHKKGICNYATYHLTSAAIEAGNVSIGMLRKRARGIRDTEYFKLKIKQISVPETSSIFYPSVKLM is encoded by the coding sequence TTGACTTATTCTATTTCTGGTCTTTCACGTATCGATGGACAGGTTATTCGCTCTGTTAAACTCGATACTCATTCTCAGTCTATTGATGTTTTCTGCCGTAGAGACCGTCGATTTTCAGTCAAAACGCCAAACTCCCTACAGCGGAGTACAGTTAATACCTATCTCACTCGAATTATTCATGACTTACCGATTAGTGGTCTCCAATGTCGTGTTCATATTGAATTAGCTCAAACCAGAAATACTGACGGCGTTCGACTTATTGAGGAAAGTGAATTTGTTGAGAAAGGTGTTCGATACTCAAAACGCTTCTGTCACCAGATTAGCGGGTTATGCCGTCATATGCCGATTAGCGTAATAGCAAAACATTTTGGTTTGCGATGGGAAACCGTCAAAAATATCGATAAAGCGTTATTGAATCGGACGTTGCCTCCCAGTGACCCGGCGCTGCTTACTGGATTGACTCATATCGGTGTTGATGAAGTCGCTAGAGCTAAAGGGCATGATTATATGACGGTGGTTTACGATATGAATACAGGTCGCTTGATATGGGTTGAACATGGAAGGACAAGCGATACATTAAGTCGTTTTTTAACGCAGTTATCTCGAGCAACCGCTGAACAAATTAAAGCTGTAGCTATGGATATGGGCGATTCCTACATAAAAGCGGTCACAGAGCATCTACCCAATGCAGATATCGTCTTTGACCGTTTTCATGTCATGCAGCTATATAGCAAGATAATACGGAAAGAGCGTTCATTTGAATTTAAAAAAGCCGAAAATCACAAAGACAAAAAACTGATAAAAGGCTCTCTGTTTTTACTACTAAAGAACGCAGGAAAACTGTCTTCTTCACAATCAGATAAGCTCGATGAGTTGCTAGAATCCAACAAACACCTTTGTTTTATCTACATGATGAAGGAACAGCTTCAACAAATCTGGAACAGCACGAACTACCTAGAAATGGAACATAAGCTTGAGCAATGGTGCCACCTGGCAATGCAGTCAGGAATACTGAGTTTACAAAGCTTTGTTGGGACACTTCAGCGACATAAAAAAGGGATCTGTAACTACGCAACTTACCATTTAACCAGTGCCGCAATTGAAGCTGGAAATGTATCGATTGGTATGTTGAGGAAAAGAGCCAGAGGGATAAGAGATACTGAATATTTTAAATTGAAGATTAAACAAATCTCTGTCCCAGAGACATCCTCAATCTTTTATCCATCTGTCAAGCTCATGTAA
- a CDS encoding DUF2787 domain-containing protein gives MSKLTFTASSLPVSKKLHKLLSEQFTAHLLSNEALTTSRYLVFNFRDKSYSADEGGFHPVEMAICQTSTGEWSIEYITDFAYMGNYYPELERNLDFDFRVGQFFVAYRGWLPMQGSRDAKELYRLWENNFLAYVDMDAYNEIAVTPQ, from the coding sequence ATGTCCAAATTAACCTTCACAGCATCATCACTACCTGTGTCCAAGAAACTACATAAGCTGTTAAGTGAACAGTTCACCGCTCATTTGCTGAGTAATGAAGCACTGACCACCAGCCGTTATCTGGTGTTTAATTTTCGCGATAAAAGTTACAGCGCGGATGAAGGCGGTTTTCATCCGGTTGAGATGGCGATTTGCCAAACCTCAACAGGAGAATGGAGCATTGAGTACATCACCGACTTTGCTTATATGGGCAACTACTACCCAGAGTTAGAGCGAAACTTGGATTTTGATTTTCGAGTTGGGCAGTTCTTTGTGGCCTATCGTGGCTGGCTACCGATGCAAGGTAGCCGTGATGCCAAAGAGCTGTATCGGCTATGGGAGAATAACTTTCTTGCCTATGTCGATATGGACGCTTACAACGAGATAGCCGTCACCCCGCAATAA
- a CDS encoding DUF2787 domain-containing protein, translating into MIGQHYGELSIDDVLHVSLETLLNRYTLPENAERLVLNCRQLSYYRHRQGLHPVEVQLKRESASSPWLVVFFASFSYPDDNSTTVEPELYFHLANHWCYQPDVGSTDLSHPEVQELLSVWMKAFARHLSRNVFDDVQLTMVGTFH; encoded by the coding sequence ATGATTGGTCAACATTATGGTGAGCTTTCTATTGATGATGTATTACATGTGTCACTGGAAACACTTTTGAATCGATACACTCTCCCAGAGAACGCTGAACGACTCGTGCTGAACTGCCGCCAACTGAGTTACTACCGACATCGACAAGGTTTGCATCCCGTTGAGGTGCAACTTAAACGTGAGTCAGCCTCTAGTCCTTGGTTGGTGGTGTTCTTTGCCAGCTTCTCTTATCCCGATGACAACAGCACAACCGTTGAGCCTGAGTTGTACTTTCACCTTGCTAATCACTGGTGCTATCAACCCGATGTAGGAAGCACGGATTTATCCCATCCAGAGGTACAAGAGCTGCTCTCGGTATGGATGAAAGCCTTTGCTCGTCACCTTTCCAGAAACGTCTTTGATGACGTGCAACTGACGATGGTCGGTACGTTCCACTAA